One Lepus europaeus isolate LE1 chromosome 7, mLepTim1.pri, whole genome shotgun sequence DNA segment encodes these proteins:
- the MED17 gene encoding mediator of RNA polymerase II transcription subunit 17, which yields MSGVRAVRISIESACEKQVQEVGLDGTETYLQPLSMSQNLARLAQRIDFSQGSGSEEEEAAGAEGDAQDWAGAGSSADQDDEEGLVKFQPSLWPWDSVRNNLRSALTEMCVLYDVLSIVRDKKFMTLDPVSQDALAAKQTLQLISKKKSLAGAAQILLKGAERLTKSVTENQENKLQRDFNSELLRLRQHWKLRKVGDKILGDLSYRSAGSLFPHHGTFEVIKNTDIDLDKKIPEDYCPLDVQIPSDLEGSAYIKVSIQKQAPDIGDLGTVNLFKRPLPKSKPGSPHWQTKLEAAQNVLLCKEIFAQLSREAVQIKSQIPHIVVKNQIISQPFPSLQLSISLCHSSNDKKSQKSASEKQSPEDHLYVLEHNLHLLIREFHKQTLSSIMMPHPASAPFGHKRMRLSGPQAFDKNEINSLQSSEGLLEKIIKQAKHIFLRSRTAATIDSLASRIEDPQIQAHWSNINDVYESSVKVLITSQGYEQICKSIQLQLNIGVEQIRVVHRDGRVITLSHQEQELQDFLLSQMSQHQVHAVQQLAKVMGWQVLSFSNHVGLGPIESIGNASAITVASPSGDYAISVRNGPESGSKIMVQFPRNQCKDLPKSDVLQDNKWNHLRGPFKEVQWNKMEGRNFVYKMELLMSALSPCLL from the exons ATGTCGGGGGTGCGCGCGGTTCGGATCAGCATCGAATCGGCCTGCGAGAAGCAGGTCCAAGAGGTGGGCCTGGATGGCACCGAGACTTACCTGCAGCCGCTGTCCATGTCGCAGAATCTGGCGCGGCTGGCCCAGCGCATCGACTTCAGCCAGGGTTCGGGctccgaggaggaggaggcggcgggggCGGAGGGCGACGCGCAGGACTGGGCTGGCGCCGGGTCCAGCGCGGACCAGGACGACGAGGAAG ggTTGGTAAAATTTCAGCCTTCCCTTTGGCCTTGGGACTCAGTGAGGAACAATTTGAGAAGTGCCTTGACAGAGATGTGTGTTCTCTATGATGTTCTCAGTATTGTTAGGGATAAAAAATTTATGACTCTTGATCCCGTCTCTCAGGATGCACTTGCTGCAAAACAG ACACTGCAGTTGATTTCCAAGAAGAAGTCACTTGCAGGAGCAGCGCAGATTCTATTGAAGGGGGCGGAAAGACTGACCAAATCAGTTACTGAAAACCAGGAAAACAAGCTGCAGAGAGACTTCAACTCTGAACTTTTGAGACTAAGGCAACACTGGAAACTCAGAAAGGTTGGAGATAAAATTCTTGGAGATCTGAGCTACAGAAGTGCAG GGTCTCTCTTTCCCCATCATGGTACATTTGAAGTAATAAAGAACACAGATATTGATCTGGATAAGAAGATACCTGAAGATTATTGTCCCCTCGATGTCCAAATTCCTAGTGATTTAGAAGGATCTGCATATATCAAG GTTTCAATTCAAAAGCAGGCTCCAGACATAGGTGACCTTGGTACAGTTAACCTCTTCAAACGACCTTTGCCCAAATCCAAACCAG GTTCCCCACATTGGCAGACAAAATTAGAAGCAGCACAAAATGTTCTCTTGTGTAAAGAAATTTTTGCACAGCTTTCTCGGGAAGCTGTTCAAATTAAGTCACAGATCCCCCACATTGTGGTAAAAAACCAGATTATCTCTCAGCCTTTTCCAA GCTTGCAGTTATCCATTTCTTTGTGCCATTCCTCAAATGATAAGAAATCTCAAAAGTCTGCCTCTGAGAAGCAAAGTCCAGAAGATCACCTTTATGTGTTAGAGCATAATTTGCATCTACTAATTAGAGAG TTTCATAAACAGACCTTGAGTTCCATCATGATGCCTCATCCAGCAAGTGCACCCTTCGGCCACAAGAGAATGAGACTTTCAGGTCCCCAGGcttttgataaaaatgaaattaattcttTACAATCCAGTGAAGGCCTTCtggagaaaataattaaacaagCAAAGCATATTTTCCTGAGGAGTAG aactgCTGCAACCATTGACAGCTTAGCAAGTCGCATTGAGGATCCTCAGATCCAGGCTCACTGGTCAAATATCAATGATGTTTATGAATCCAGTGTGAAAGTTTTAATTACATCACAAGGATATGAACAAATATGCAA GTCTATTCAGCTGCAGTTGAATATTGGAGTTGAACAGATCCGAGTTGTGCACAGAGATGGAAGAGTAATTACACTATCTCATCAGGAGCAGGAACTACAGGATTTTCTTCTGTCTCAG ATGTCACAGCATCAGGTGCATGCAGTTCAACAGCTAGCCAAGGTTATGGGCTGGCAGGTACTCAGCTTCAGTAATCATGTGGGACTTGGGCCCATTGAGAGCATTGGCAATGCCTCGGCCATAACGGTGGCCTCTCCGAGTGGTGACTATGCTATTTCAG tTCGTAATGGGCCTGAAAGTGGCAGCAAGATCATGGTTCAGTTTCCCCGTAACCAGTGTAAAGATCTTCCAAAAAGTGATGTTTTACAGGATAACAAATGGAATCATCTTCGTGGACCATTCAAAGAAGTCCAGTGGAATAAAATGGAAGGTCGAAACTTTGTCTATAAAATGGAGCTGCTTATGTCTGCACTTAGCCCTTGTCTACTATGA